A stretch of the Teretinema zuelzerae genome encodes the following:
- a CDS encoding 4Fe-4S binding protein — MIFTAILTALLVFASLLVLVFLLFLFFHKLGVRNQAESIRPAAFPKDDSIVHADPQKMKAIIHCDRISPESPEFFSVSGYMNCSTLSKVFQGNLMCRYGCLGLGSCAVACPSDAIILKKGRIFVTEQCTGCGTCVRMCPKNLISLVSIESASSWTCPVSGHNEQFAFCATADHGCLIERKNFPETRFKILSTWGIINGKSR; from the coding sequence ATGATTTTTACAGCAATTCTTACCGCGCTGCTCGTTTTTGCGTCGCTTTTAGTCCTGGTTTTTTTATTATTTCTGTTCTTTCATAAACTGGGCGTTCGGAATCAAGCAGAATCGATTCGGCCTGCTGCTTTTCCGAAGGACGATTCGATAGTTCATGCAGATCCGCAAAAGATGAAAGCGATTATTCATTGCGACAGAATTTCTCCTGAATCTCCTGAGTTTTTTTCTGTTTCAGGATATATGAATTGCAGCACCCTTTCAAAGGTCTTCCAGGGTAATCTCATGTGCCGTTACGGATGCCTCGGCCTGGGATCCTGCGCTGTCGCGTGCCCATCCGATGCGATAATCTTAAAAAAAGGAAGAATTTTCGTTACTGAACAATGCACTGGATGCGGTACTTGCGTTCGAATGTGTCCGAAAAATCTGATATCGCTCGTTTCGATCGAATCAGCTTCGTCCTGGACTTGCCCGGTAAGCGGACATAACGAGCAGTTTGCATTTTGCGCAACCGCTGACCACGGCTGTCTCATAGAGCGTAAAAACTTTCCTGAAACCCGCTTTAAAATACTGTCCACTTGGGGTATAATCAACGGAAAGTCGAGGTGA